From one Triticum urartu cultivar G1812 chromosome 3, Tu2.1, whole genome shotgun sequence genomic stretch:
- the LOC125544655 gene encoding ATP-dependent 6-phosphofructokinase 6-like, producing MASHIILPKEEEEEEEVEEGLGVAVEADHDSPEPPRYRHLQPAQKALPFSATCVRISRDSYPNLRALRNASATSLRDDDAAFAKLDEGDYGYVLDDVQHLTDYLPELPTFPNPLQDHPAYSTVKQYFVNADDTVPEKVVVQKNSPRGVHFRRAGPRQRVYFEPEDVKACIVTCGGLCPGLNTVIRELVCGLSHMYNVNDVFGIQNGYKGFYSSNYLPMTPKSVNDIHKRGGTVLGSSRGGHDTHKIVDNIQDRGINQVYIIGGDGTQKGAYEIFKEIRRRGLKVAVAGIPKTIDNDIAVIDKSFGFDTAVEEAQRAIDAAHVEASSAENGIGLVKLMGRYSGFIAMYATLASRDVDCCLIPESPFYLEGEGGLFEYIERRLKENNHMVIVVAEGAGQDLIAKSIPVADQLDASGNKLLLDVGLWLTHKIKDHCKSKKMEMTIKYIDPTYMIRAIPSNASDNVYCTLLAHSAIHGAMAGYSFTVGMVNGRHAYIPFHRVTSTRNKVKITDRMWARLLSSTNQPSFLSKEDIMEAREAERLANRLPVPAGSSEHTKKHSASVLSNASGDVQGAPTLTLSQLHQPATAVTVPAPPPSATAGTASVTVIDPDDDSGATGPREETPERETGTWQEAEETGRTRDERPMQPETPERMAPPPGNALHARADETAAQAAQDVDAFKPDDGCTTPPPAHGSDDDRVAASTSGKRAGVAAARSRLLAFRSFARGKKGNRSGDAPSPGEHLPAHGKAWEEAGADDKDKGQARWKRFWK from the exons ATGGCGTCCCACATCATTCTCcccaaggaggaggaggaggaggaggaggtggaggaggggCTGGGCGTGGCGGTGGAGGCGGACCACgactcgccggagccgccgcggTACCGGCACTTGCAGCCGGCCCAGAAGGCGCTCCCGTTCTCGGCCACGTGCGTGCGGATCTCCCGCGACTCCTACCCCAACCTCCGCGCCCTGCGCAACGCCTCCGCCACCAGCCTCCGCGACGACGACGCCGCCTTCGCCAAGCTCGACGAGGGCGACTACGGCTACGTCCTCGACGACGTCCAGCACCTCACCGATTACCTCCCCGAACTCCCC ACTTTTCCTAACCCATTGCAAGATCACCCTGCCTATTCAACTGTCAA GCAATATTTTGTCAATGCAGATGATACCGTACCTGAAAAG GTGGTTGTTCAGAAGAACAGTCCACGTGGAGTTCACTTCCGTCGTGCCGGGCCTCGCCAGAGG GTCTACTTCGAGCCAGAAGATGTGAAAGCATGCATTGTGACGTGTGGTGGCCTTTGCCCTGGGCTCAATACTGTCATTAGAGAGTTGGTGTGTGGCTTATCCCACATGTACAATGTCAACGATGTCTTCGGAATACAG AATGGATACAAAGGCTTCTATTCGAGCAATTATCTTCCCATGACACCAAAAAGTGTCAATGATATCCACAAAAGGGGTGGTACAGTTCTTGGAAGTTCACGTGGTGGTCATGATACCCATAAGATTGTCGACAACATTCAAGATCGTGGAATTAATCAG GTTTACATTATTGGAGGAGATGGAACTCAGAAGGGAGCATACGAGATATTCAAG GAAATCCGGAGACGTGGTCTAAAAGTCGCCGTTGCTGGTATCCCCAAGACTATTGATAATGATATAGCG GTTATAGACAAGTCCTTTGGTTTTGACACTGCTGTAGAAGAGGCCCAACGTGCCATTGATGCCGCTCATGTGGAAGCTTCAAGTGCTGAGAACGGAATAGGCTTGGTGAAACTGATGGGTCGCTATAGTG GGTTTATTGCAATGTATGCTACGCTGGCAAGCAGAGATGTG GACTGCTGCTTAATTCCTGAATCTCCGTTTTATTTGGAGGGGGAGGGTGGACTCTTTGAGTATATAGAAAGGAGGCTGAAAGAGAACAACCACATGGTCATTGTAGTGGCTGAGGGAGCAGGACAGGATCTCATTGCCAAAAGTATACCTGTAGCAGATCAGCTAGATGCATCTGGAAATAAGCTGCTTCTTGATGTTGGTCTCTGGTTGACTCACAAGATTAAG GATCATTGCAAGAGCAAAAAGATGGAGATGACCATTAAATACATAG ATCCAACCTACATGATCCGAGCCATTCCAAGCAATGCTTCGGACAATGTGTACTGCACACTGCTGGCACACAGTGCCATTCATGGTGCAATGGCAGGATATAGCTTCACAGTGGGAATGGTCAACGGCAGGCATGCATACATACCATTTCAT AGGGTAACATCAACACGGAACAAGGTCAAGATCACGGACAGGATGTGGGCAAGGCTGCTGTCTTCAACAAACCAGCCAAGCTTCCTGAGCAAGGAGGATATCATGGAGGCACGAGAGGCCGAAAGGTTGGCCAACAGGCTACCTGTGCCTGCGGGCAGCAGCGAGCATACGAAGAAACACTCTGCGTCGGTACTGTCAAACG CCTCCGGCGATGTCCAAGGAGCGCCCACGTTGACGTTGTCACAGCTGCACCAGCCTGCCACCGCCGTTACGGTTCCTGCACCACCGCCATCCGCGACGGCTGGCACGGCCAGCGTGACAGTGATCGACCCCGACGACGATAGCGGCGCAACCGGACCTCGGGAAGAGACGCCGGAACGAGAGACCGGAACATGGCAAGAGGCCGAGGAAACTGGCCGGACACGGGACGAGAGGCCTATGCAGCCGGAGACGCCGGAGCGCATGGCGCCGCCGCCGGGAAACGCGTTGCACGCACGTGCCGACGAGACGGCAGCACAGGCGGCGCAGGACGTAGACGCGTTCAAACCTGACGACGGCTGCACCACGCCACCGCCGGCGCACGGCTCGGATGACGACCGCGTGGCGGCGAGCACGAGCGGCAAGCGGGCGGGCGTGGCCGCCGCCAGGTCGAGGCTGCTCGCGTTCCGGTCGTTCGCGCGGGGCAAGAAGGGCAACAGGTCTGGGGACGCGCCGTCGCCGGGAGAACACCTGCCGGCGCACGGTAAGGCGTGGGAGGAGGCCGGTGCGGATGACAAGGACAAGGGCCAGGCGAGGTGGAAAAGGTTTTGGAAGTGA